The following coding sequences are from one Kallotenue papyrolyticum window:
- the rarD gene encoding EamA family transporter RarD, translating to MKRGVWYAAGAYVLWGVLPLYWKMLPQVPALEILAHRMLWSLAFVLLLTALRRHWRALRAALRSRRTVLLSVLSALLLSINWWLYIWAVNAGFVVETSLGYFINPLVNVLLGVVVLRERLRPWQALALALAVAGVSWLTISYGALPWIALTLALSFGLYGLLRKTTPLESLQGLTLETLALSPAAVLYLLWLEGQGRGAFGHGGLGTTLLLIGAGVVTAVPLLLFAAGARRITMITLGILQYIAPTLQFLIGVLIYHEPLPRTRLLGFVLIWVALAIYTVDGAVRAGRAARVYAAEVGAPLPRS from the coding sequence ATGAAGCGAGGGGTATGGTACGCCGCCGGCGCGTATGTGCTCTGGGGAGTGCTCCCGCTCTACTGGAAGATGTTGCCGCAGGTGCCGGCGCTCGAGATTCTCGCGCACCGCATGCTCTGGTCGCTGGCCTTTGTGCTGCTGCTGACGGCGCTGCGTCGCCACTGGCGCGCGCTGCGGGCTGCGCTGCGCAGCCGGCGCACGGTGCTGTTGAGCGTGCTGTCGGCCTTGCTGCTGTCAATCAACTGGTGGCTCTATATCTGGGCCGTCAATGCCGGCTTTGTGGTCGAAACCAGTCTGGGTTACTTCATCAATCCGCTGGTCAACGTGTTGCTGGGCGTGGTGGTGCTCCGTGAACGCTTGCGCCCATGGCAGGCGCTGGCGCTGGCGCTGGCCGTAGCGGGCGTGAGCTGGCTAACGATCAGCTATGGCGCTTTGCCCTGGATTGCGCTGACGCTGGCGCTCAGCTTCGGGTTGTATGGCCTGTTACGCAAAACAACTCCGCTGGAGTCATTGCAGGGGCTCACCCTGGAGACGCTCGCGCTCTCGCCCGCGGCGGTGCTCTATCTGCTGTGGCTGGAAGGACAGGGGCGCGGCGCCTTCGGTCATGGCGGGCTAGGCACCACGTTGCTGCTGATCGGCGCGGGCGTAGTGACCGCCGTGCCGCTGCTGTTGTTCGCCGCGGGCGCGCGCCGCATCACCATGATCACCTTGGGGATTTTGCAGTATATCGCGCCGACGCTGCAGTTTCTGATCGGCGTGTTGATCTATCACGAGCCGCTGCCGCGGACGCGTCTGCTGGGTTTTGTGCTGATCTGGGTGGCACTGGCGATCTATACCGTTGATGGCGCGGTACGCGCCGGGCGCGCCGCTCGCGTCTACGCCGCTGAGGTGGGTGCGCCGCTGCCGCGGTCCTGA
- a CDS encoding ATP-binding protein has translation MEESLTLLIVDDDELDRQAARRALARSDLATTVIEASDGAAALQELRRGAFDCILLDYRLPGSTGLELLRQMRGLGVTTPVIMLTGQGDEQIAVELIKAGAADYIAKGRLSPERLSNSIRQTLRVYRAEQQAARAETQRRQAELRLRQHERLLATTLKSIGDAVIATDEQGRVTFINAAAEALTGWSARDAQGQPLAAVLPLAEAAAGVTLAQPASVMDEHVVRDAWLHTRDGRSVPIASHSAPIRNDDGAPVGAVVVLRDMSARVRSEERLRLLADLSRLLIDSFDYRQHLQQVVNLIVPRYADWCAIDVLLADGRLHRLAGAPALETPAAADTSPVPASLGPARVISSGQSEHIAQLSDAQIVALAQAEPAVPPELKLRSWICVPLIVRDQVRGAISFARARHAPAYDADDVAFAEEIARRTAHAVDNALLYQQAQEAVQARDAFLSIAAHELKTPLTSLLGYAELLQRRLARNPVAEERELRLLNVIVDQTRRLNRLIGVLFDLSRLQIGQFTIVRQPLDFVALTARIIGEVQPTLERHQLHFELPATPIRIIGDDLRLEQVLQNLLQNAVKYSPNGGTIDVRLTQHHNWARLVVHDQGMGIPAEALPNIFQRFYRAANAERRNDGGIGVGLYVAQQIVELHGGHIDVESIEGRGSTFTVWLPLAPAEAHAER, from the coding sequence ATGGAAGAGTCGCTCACCCTTTTAATTGTCGATGATGACGAGCTGGATCGGCAGGCTGCCCGGCGCGCGCTCGCCCGTAGCGATCTGGCAACCACAGTCATCGAAGCCAGCGACGGCGCCGCAGCGCTCCAGGAGTTGCGCCGCGGCGCGTTCGACTGCATTCTGCTCGACTACCGCCTGCCCGGCAGCACCGGCCTGGAGCTGCTGCGCCAGATGCGCGGGCTTGGCGTCACCACGCCGGTGATCATGCTCACCGGCCAGGGCGATGAGCAGATCGCCGTCGAGCTGATCAAAGCCGGCGCGGCCGACTACATCGCCAAAGGCCGCCTATCGCCCGAGCGGCTGAGCAACAGCATTCGCCAAACCCTGCGCGTCTATCGCGCCGAACAGCAGGCGGCCCGCGCCGAGACGCAGCGCCGCCAGGCCGAGCTGCGGCTGCGGCAGCACGAGCGGCTGCTGGCAACCACGCTCAAAAGCATCGGCGATGCGGTGATCGCGACCGATGAACAGGGACGCGTCACATTTATCAATGCCGCAGCAGAAGCGCTGACCGGCTGGTCCGCCCGCGACGCGCAGGGCCAGCCACTTGCCGCCGTGCTGCCGCTGGCGGAGGCCGCCGCGGGCGTGACGTTGGCGCAGCCCGCCAGCGTCATGGACGAGCATGTCGTCCGCGACGCGTGGCTACACACGCGCGACGGACGCTCCGTGCCGATCGCCAGCCACAGCGCGCCGATCCGCAATGATGACGGCGCGCCGGTCGGCGCGGTGGTGGTGCTGCGCGACATGAGCGCGCGCGTGCGCAGCGAGGAGCGCCTGCGCCTATTGGCCGATCTGAGTCGTCTGCTGATCGACTCGTTCGACTACCGCCAGCACCTGCAACAGGTCGTCAACCTGATCGTGCCGCGCTATGCCGACTGGTGCGCGATCGATGTGCTGCTCGCCGATGGCAGGCTGCATCGTCTGGCCGGCGCGCCCGCCCTGGAAACACCGGCAGCGGCCGACACGTCTCCCGTGCCGGCCTCGCTCGGTCCGGCGCGCGTGATCAGCAGCGGGCAGAGCGAGCATATCGCTCAGTTGAGCGACGCCCAGATCGTCGCACTGGCGCAGGCGGAGCCGGCTGTACCGCCCGAGCTGAAGCTGCGCTCATGGATCTGCGTGCCGCTGATTGTGCGCGATCAAGTGCGAGGGGCGATCAGCTTTGCGCGCGCGCGACACGCGCCCGCCTATGACGCCGACGATGTCGCCTTTGCCGAGGAGATCGCCCGGCGCACGGCGCACGCGGTTGACAATGCCCTGCTGTACCAACAGGCGCAGGAGGCCGTGCAGGCGCGGGATGCCTTTCTGTCGATCGCCGCGCACGAGTTGAAAACCCCACTGACCTCGCTGTTGGGCTATGCCGAACTACTGCAGCGCCGCCTGGCGCGCAACCCCGTGGCCGAAGAGCGCGAACTGCGCCTGCTCAATGTGATTGTTGACCAGACGCGTCGCCTCAACCGCTTGATCGGCGTGCTCTTTGATCTGTCGCGCCTGCAGATCGGCCAGTTCACCATTGTGCGGCAGCCGCTGGATTTCGTAGCGCTCACTGCGCGCATCATCGGTGAGGTGCAGCCAACGCTGGAGCGACACCAGCTCCACTTTGAGCTACCGGCCACACCGATCCGCATCATCGGCGACGATCTGCGCCTGGAACAGGTGCTGCAGAACCTGCTGCAGAACGCCGTCAAGTACAGTCCCAACGGCGGCACGATCGACGTCAGACTGACACAGCACCACAACTGGGCACGGCTGGTGGTGCACGATCAGGGCATGGGCATTCCGGCTGAAGCGCTGCCCAACATCTTCCAGCGTTTCTACCGCGCGGCCAATGCTGAACGCCGCAACGACGGCGGCATAGGCGTTGGGCTGTACGTGGCGCAGCAGATCGTTGAACTGCACGGCGGGCACATCGATGTTGAAAGCATCGAAGGCCGCGGCAGCACCTTCACCGTCTGGTTGCCGCTGGCCCCAGCTGAGGCACACGCCGAGCGCTGA
- a CDS encoding response regulator, producing the protein MEDRLLHILLVDDDEIDVMNVQRAFKRNNILNPLFVARNGLEALELLRGNGPQAIPKERRLVLLDLNMPKMNGLEFLREVRNDPDLHTLTVVVLTTSADERDKVEAYNLNVAGYIVKPVTFLAFVEAMAALNKYWSISELP; encoded by the coding sequence ATGGAGGATCGCTTGTTGCATATTTTGCTGGTAGATGATGACGAGATCGACGTGATGAACGTCCAACGGGCGTTCAAGCGCAACAATATTCTCAACCCGTTGTTTGTGGCGCGTAACGGGCTGGAGGCGCTGGAACTACTGCGCGGCAACGGTCCGCAGGCGATACCCAAAGAGCGGCGTCTGGTACTACTTGATCTCAACATGCCAAAAATGAATGGTCTGGAGTTTTTGCGCGAGGTACGCAACGATCCAGACTTGCATACCCTAACCGTGGTCGTACTGACAACATCGGCTGATGAGCGCGACAAGGTCGAAGCCTACAACCTTAATGTCGCCGGCTACATCGTCAAGCCGGTGACCTTTCTGGCCTTTGTGGAGGCAATGGCCGCGCTCAATAAATACTGGTCGATCAGTGAACTTCCCTGA